The genomic region GAGAGCCGTGCGGAAAGCAGCGGAGCGGCAGAGAGGCGCAGGGTATCTCTCAGACACGCCCCCATCCAgcgagagagatagagggagagagagagaaaggcagagagagagagagaggcagagagagaggtttCCGCTCCTCGCAGCACCTGAGTGTTTAAGTGTCCGCAGCCAGAGCCGATGCTGCCGTTCCGAAAAAAGCGTGTAACAGCTGGGGAAACGTCCCTCGAGTCCTGCTGTGTGAGGACCGGAGAGAGGGGGAGCTGCGTCTCCCGCTGAGGAGCGCAGAGACCCCGGCGCGGTGACTTGTTGCTGCGGGAAAACAGACACGCTGAGCGGGGAGTGGAGCAGAGCGGGGACCGGAAGTGGAGTTTAGGATCTTTTGTGAGTTTATCCTGAGTTAGTCTCTCCTCTAAACActgaacaccccccccccccccccccccccccccccgggagGATTCCTGTGTTTGACTCTTCTTTTCGTGCGTAAAGCCTCCTGGAGGAGCTCCTCTCTCCGCGCATCTGTTGCCGGATGCGCGCTCGCGGCTCCTCTGCCGCtgcctgaccccccccccccctgccatCCCTACAACCTCAGCATGACGGGCGCAGTGGCGGCCTGGATGCCGTTTGCCCGCGCGGCAGCTATCGGCTGGATGCCGGTTGCGAGCACCCCCATGCCGGTGCCGCCGCGCGAACAGCCGCGCAAACAGAGCGGCCTCCTCGTGCTGAACGTGAGCGGCGCGAAGTTCCAGACGTGGCAGGACACGCTGGAGCGCTACCCGGACACCCTGCTGGATCCACGGAGAGGgagttcttcttccaccaggACACCGAGGAGTACTTCTTCGACCGCGGACCCGGACATCTTCCGCCACATCCTAAACTTCTACCGCACCGGGAAGCTGCACTACCCGCGGCAGGAGTGCATCGCGGCGTACGACGAGGAGCTGTCGTTCTTCGGCATCATTCCGGAGATCATCGGGGACTGTTGCTACGAGGAGTACAAGGACCGGCGGCGGGAAAACCAGGAGCGGATCCAGGACGACGAGGAGATGGAGAGTGGGAAGGACCAGCTGGCGATGGACCTGAACTACCGCGAGAAACTGTGGCACGCCTTCGAGAACCCCCACACCTCCACCATGGCGCTGGTCTTCTACTATGTCACCGGCTTCTTCATCGCAGTGTCGGTGATGGCTAACGTGGCGGAGACGGTACCGTGCGCCAGCGCCCACAGCCGCGTGAAGGAGGTGTCGTGCGGCGAGCGGTACGCACTGGCGTTCTTCTGCCTGGACACAGCGTGCGTGCTGATCTTCACAGTGGAGTACCTGCTGCGCCTCCTGGTGGCACCGAGCCGCTGCAAGTTTGTGAAGAGCGTGATGAGCGTGATCGACGTGGTGGCCATCATGCCGTACTACATCGGCCTGGTGATGACGGACAACGAGGACGTGAGTGGCGCCTTCGTCACGCTGAGGGTCTTCAGGGTCTTCCGGATCTTCAAGTTCTCGCGGCACTCGGCCGGGCTCCGGATCCTGGGCTACACGCTGAAGAGCTGCGCCTCGGAGCTGGGCTTCCTGCTGTTCTCGCTCACTATGGCCATCATTATCTTCGCCACCGTCATGTTCTATGCCGAGAAGGGCTCCAGCGCCAGCAAGTTCACCAGCATCCCAGCCGCCTTCTGGTACACCATCGTCACCATGACCACGCTGGGGTAGGtgatgctgggggggggggtttagctCCAGTGGAAAACTCCCATTGGACTCTGAGAGGTTTCAGAGGACAGTTTGTTTGAGAGGAGAGAGACCTTTGTTTCAGATTGAATTTGAAGAGGAAGAGTTTGGAGACTTGGCTCTTGGTTCTGATCCAATGGTAAGTTCCCATTGGATTTACAGTCCTCCTCACGCTGgttctgtgtttctctgtgatgATAAACAGAGGTAGTTCTTCAGTGTTTGTACTGAAGGATGTAGATGTTAGGGAGAAGAGGAGTGGAAGGAGGATGTCGGGTCTGAATCCAAAGTGTAGTGCCAATACTGAACTGCCATTGGATTTCTATTGGTTTTAGTCTGAGCCGGTGGTTTGTGGTCCGGTTTGGCTTTGGGTTTTCGGGGATTGAATGACCATACGATGGTTTCGTGTCTCTGTGATGTTTCCATACGT from Eleginops maclovinus isolate JMC-PN-2008 ecotype Puerto Natales chromosome 17, JC_Emac_rtc_rv5, whole genome shotgun sequence harbors:
- the kcnd2 gene encoding LOW QUALITY PROTEIN: potassium voltage-gated channel subfamily D member 2 (The sequence of the model RefSeq protein was modified relative to this genomic sequence to represent the inferred CDS: inserted 1 base in 1 codon; deleted 1 base in 1 codon) gives rise to the protein MTGAVAAWMPFARAAAIGWMPVASTPMPVPPREQPRKQSGLLVLNVSGAKFQTWQDTLERYPDTLXGSTEREFFFHQDTEEYFFDRDPDIFRHILNFYRTGKLHYPRQECIAAYDEELSFFGIIPEIIGDCCYEEYKDRRRENQERIQDDEEMESGKDQLAMDLNYREKLWHAFENPHTSTMALVFYYVTGFFIAVSVMANVAETVPCASAHSRVKEVSCGERYALAFFCLDTACVLIFTVEYLLRLLVAPSRCKFVKSVMSVIDVVAIMPYYIGLVMTDNEDVSGAFVTLRVFRVFRIFKFSRHSAGLRILGYTLKSCASELGFLLFSLTMAIIIFATVMFYAEKGSSASKFTSIPAAFWYTIVTMTTLGYGDMVPKTIMGKIFGSVCSLSGVLVIALPVPVIVSNFSRIYHQSQRAEKRRAQKASKEAGQALVCKANPQFDIHHNHLLHCLEKTTNHEFVDEKSYDSDCNEVTLVKQISRSSSSSSSPHGFTSCCTRKKRKTFNVPNSNMADGLHGGLQELSTIQVKEWPYSNSRSSRSSLNAKFEETLPLNCEAPYINAAAISPPTRNNDSSNIVRVSAL